CGCAGAAGCGCGCGTTCACGGATATCGACGACGGCATCGGCGCGCTGATGAAGATCATCGAGAACAAGGGCGGCGTGGCGACGGGCAAGATCTATAACATCGGCAATCCGAAGAACAACTTCTCGGTGCGTGAACTGGCGAACAAGATGCTCGCGCTCGCGGGTGAGTTCGCCGAGTACGCGGAGACGGCGAAGCAAGTGCAACTGGTCGAGACGTCGTCGGGCGCGTACTACGGCGCGGGCTATCAGGACGTGCAGAACCGCGTGCCGAAGATCGACAACACCATGCAGGAGCTCGGCTGGGCGCCGCAAGCCACCATGGACGACGCGCTGCGCAAGATTTTCGAGGCGTATCGCGGACAGGTGGGCGAAGCCCGCAAGCTCGTCGAACAGGCATAAGACCGCAGCGTGGCCCGCATCGTCCTCAAGATCGACGTCGATACGCTGCGCGGCACGCGCGAAGGCGTGCCGAACCTCGCGCGTCTGCTCGACAAGTACAACGCCCGCGCGACGTTCCTGTTCAGCCTCGGCCCGGATCACACCGGCTGGGCGCTGCGCCGCGTGTTCCGGCCCGGCTTCCTGCAAAAGGTGTCGCGCACGTCGGTGGTCGAGCACTACGGCATAAAAACGCTGATGTACGGCGTGCTCCTGCCGGGGCCGGACATCGGCCGGCGCGCGGTGTCGGAGATGCGCGCGATCCACGAAGCCGGCTTCGAATGCGGCATCCATACGTGGGATCACGTCTACTGGCAGGACAACGTGCGCTCGCGCGACCGCGCGTGGACCGTCGCGCAGATGCAGCAAAGTCACGCGCGCTTCGTCGAGATTTTCGGCGCGCCGCCCGTCACGCACGGCGCGGCCGGCTGGCAGATGAACGGCTACGCGTTCGAGCAGATCGACGCCTGGGGCATGCGCTATGCCTCCGATGGCCGGGGACACACGCCGTACATTCCGGTGCTGGATGGCCGCACGCTCGCGCACATTCAGATGCCGACCACGCTGCCCACGCTCGACGAAGTGCTCGGCGTGGACGGGGTCGACGAGAGCAACGTCGCGGCGCACGTCTTGCGGCATACGGCGAACAATCCGCACGATCAGGTGTTCACGCTGCACGCCGAGCTGGAAGGCCAGAAGCTCGCGCCGGTGTTCGAGCAGCTGCTCGCCGGCTGGCGCGCGCAGGGACACAGCTTCGCCACGATGGGCGACTATCATGCGACGCTCGACCGCGCGAGCTTGCCGTCTTATCCGGTGACCTGGGGTGAAATCCCGGGCCGCGCGGGCGAGCTGATCGTGCAGCCGGGCTGAGACTGCCGTTTCTACATCGGCGATTCATAGACAACACAAAAGTGAACAACAGGAGAAACCTTCGTGCCAGTCGCAGTCGACCAGCCCGTTCCCGACTTCACCGCGCCCGCCACGGGCGGCGAGTTCACACTTTCGAGCCTGCGCGGCCAGAAAGTCGTGCTCTTCTTCTATCCGAAGGACAACACGCCGGGCTGCACCACGGAGAGTCTGCAATTTCGCGACCACTACGACCAGTTCAAGGCGGCGGGCGCGGAAATCGTCGGCATCTCGCGTGAC
This Caballeronia sp. LZ062 DNA region includes the following protein-coding sequences:
- a CDS encoding polysaccharide deacetylase family protein — encoded protein: MARIVLKIDVDTLRGTREGVPNLARLLDKYNARATFLFSLGPDHTGWALRRVFRPGFLQKVSRTSVVEHYGIKTLMYGVLLPGPDIGRRAVSEMRAIHEAGFECGIHTWDHVYWQDNVRSRDRAWTVAQMQQSHARFVEIFGAPPVTHGAAGWQMNGYAFEQIDAWGMRYASDGRGHTPYIPVLDGRTLAHIQMPTTLPTLDEVLGVDGVDESNVAAHVLRHTANNPHDQVFTLHAELEGQKLAPVFEQLLAGWRAQGHSFATMGDYHATLDRASLPSYPVTWGEIPGRAGELIVQPG